One Aciduliprofundum boonei T469 genomic region harbors:
- a CDS encoding type II toxin-antitoxin system RelE/ParE family toxin produces MSEITIIATKRVRKQIDNLPQDIKSKIDELLNVLKISPIPIKTYDLKKIKGRENIYRVRIGDYRVVHKR; encoded by the coding sequence ATGAGTGAAATAACAATAATTGCAACTAAAAGGGTAAGAAAGCAGATTGATAACCTTCCCCAAGATATAAAATCAAAAATAGACGAATTGCTGAATGTCCTTAAAATTTCACCCATTCCTATAAAAACCTACGATCTCAAAAAGATAAAGGGGAGAGAAAACATTTATCGTGTGAGGATAGGGGATTACCGTGTTGTACATAAAAGATAA